CCAAAGGAAAGCGAGGTTTGTtaaacattcattcattttaactaacttttaaaatgtaaggaATGAATAACCTGGGGTTGTACTTTACCCAACTGTTGACCAGCTCTGTTGGCAATTGGAACAAATATTTACTGGCCTGTTACTGGGCACCAAGCATGTTCATTATGTACTGTAATGCCCAGACAAGGTTTACAGCATGTAGAGTAATGTAGTCATGTGGACAGTAGTTAGTTCACTTTAGCACTTTGCAGTGAAGGAAGGgatttttaatggttattttttttattgttgaacaAGCTCACCCGCTTCTCCACAGGCACCAAGCCTCCTGCACCAGACAGCACTGACCTGCATGCACCATTGCTGGGCATTGCTGGATTTTCCCTCAGGATAAATCAAAGAACTACAGTTTAAACAGACTAATTATCAGGAAAAGGGCTAcctgtgttttacattttgtttagaataactttttttgtttttcacactaCAAACTTATTTCTGCCTATCTTTTGTAAAAGTACATATGTAGAGTTGTTGCCTGATCTTTAAACCTAGTGTTATGTGTTCAAGATACTTAGTTAATTAGTGATTATTGGATTAGTAATAGATAACTGGCTCTAAACCACTTCGGCATCATTGTTAACAGACGGTTCCTTCTCTTAGTGCAGGAGAGGTGCTGTCAGTAGTCAGCCAATCAAACCACTTGTCTTGCAGCAGAGGCAATACGCCTTATTCATGCAGCGGTCATGTTTCGTTGAAAACGAGGCTTGGTGTGCAAGCAACTGTCATGGTCGCCGCAGCTACTGTTAGTATCACTAAGTAGACGAAATCTTTGCTATGTGTTCCTCAAATAAAAGTTGAAGAAATTGATGATTGGATAGATAATAATGCGAGGATTCCGAAAAACATACAGCAGAAAGGGTACAGCAATTGGATCGAGGGTTATATTCATGAAGTAGAAGGTAATTTAGCAAGCGTATTTGTGATCGAAAAGCGAATAAGCTACTACTAGCCTATACTAGATTCTTAAAGTATGTTTAGATCTCGCAGTTTTAGTTTGAGAATGTTtgctttaattaatatttaccgTGTTGATATTAAGTACTTCTGTATTGTTTCACGTTTATTGGTTTGGTGTaagcatgtgttaattgttttctaaatacagttaagAGGCAGGAGAATGGCTGTAGCGTTCCGGTCAATGAAAAAGAATGAGTCTCCTTACGGCAGTGTTCTTCAATAATTTTCAGAGGGGGACCACTTTTGCCGATAAGACATCCGTGTATTTGTGTATTGTCGGCGTCGCACTAAGGTCCACCAGGAGCCGCCAGTGGCCCTcgtgccttgcaatgaagaaaACTGCCTTACAGGGTGCAGGTAACGCCATAACCGATAACCGAGGCTTGGTTTGTTTCTCCAAACTTAGTTCTGTTCGGTTATTAATCCCTTTATTAAGATTCTGTTCAATTGTATACTAATCCGCTGTTCCATTGGCACATTCAATGTTTTGTGTGTAGAACAAGTGTAAGTATAATAATAAGAAATCATAACCTGTAGTTTATTTGGAGTTAATTGTGTAACTCaagcatattttttgttaatttgcgTTACTAAacgtttttgtaattttgttcagTTGTGCGTAATAAAGACTCTTTTAGTACACTCAGTGTGgcacataccttttttttttaatagaacctGGCATTGCATCCCACAAgacacgttccctttagtatctTACTTATCTATTGATTAGGACTGATCGGAAGTGCTCGATTGGCTATCGGACagtataactgaaatgtaatcaaatttgtGACTGTAATGAAGAATATGTACattcacacagaaatgaaaattgagatttctcttcagaaaattgttattttaaagctaaatagGCTGTTGGAGTTTTTTGCtggaaaaagtaaaacataattaaataatacaggCACATAATTTGGAGTTTTAACATCTAAAAATGTCAGTGTGCCCTGGGGGATACAATTAATAACTTTCTAaaaattaacatattaaaaaaaaaaatagtgaaatgtGTTTGTGATTCATATGTACAATACATACCTCTAGACAAATTTTCCTTAGTCAAAATGGCAATGTGAACCTTTAAGGGTTAATATAATGATTCACAAGTCTTTGCCCCAACCCACCTCCttttcaaagtaataataataatcatgcccTCTGTATGCAGTCATCTCTCTAATTAATATGATTtaggcatattaaaaaaacaggccTAAACCATGCCCACTGTTTGCAGGTTGGACTGTCCAAGGAATCCACCGTCTGTTTACAGTCTGCAATCAAGACCAATGTTTCTCCTTATTTTATGTACCCGTTCCTTCCCAATTTTTTCTTGTTTAGAAAATcgatgaaattatatattttcaacTGATTATTTCTTAAATCGGAACCACAAAACAGAATGCAACAGTGCAATGCCATAACTTCTCTCCACTGCAGTTGGAGACATCGGCAGCCAGAAGCTAGCAGCTGCCctccaagcctttttttttagtCTGGCGTGAATAAGGTCTATGTTGGCTTTGTGTGGGAGCGTGGACACCTACTTCACAACACTCAATAAGCAGAAATACAAATGCAAGTCACAGTGAGctgattttatttagatttggCACTGTAGAAACATAGCAGCCTATGCTAAAATCATAAAAGTGTGTCTCCAAGTTAACGAGTTGTGGTTTGCTCAGAGAGTGCACAGCATGGGTTCATGGAACTGTTCCACTAGATACTTTACTCGGGTATCAAGCCTGCCCTAGAACACTTCAGATTTACATCGAGGCCCatatagcaaaagaaaaaaaaaaattatatttatctcACAAGAAGCTACTTAGAACAATAATTCTGAACACAATTGACATGTATGATTGGGCGACCATTAGGaaccttttaaattattattattttttttatttagttgtctccaattttttacctcggttttctccccagtttagtgtgcccaattgttatttgtatcctcggctcaccgctcggaacccccccgccgactcggggaGCAGAGGCTGGAGCACACGTTTTCCGAAACGtcctcctgccaatccatcattttttgcattgcggatccacagcgaggccgccATACTTAGGTGTCCGCCGTCCTCCGGACACATCACAGATCCTGGCGGCTCCACTGCCAGAACCACAGTGTCCGCCTTAGTCGGGCCACACAGGGATCGCATgccggtgagccgtggattcccctactgacctaagccctcccgaCCCGGGTCGCGAGTCCATTGTGCGCCACACGCCCCCAGGGGCTTCCTCAGgcagtcggctgtgacatagcctggactcgaacctgcgatccccaggctatcgGGCACATGCTGCagtccacgtggagcgcctttgctggatgcgccactcgggaaccctttttaaatttttttaataaaaaaaaaaaaaaaaaaagtaataagaaGCCAAGTCAATGACCTTTTGAATAATGTAATGCAAAACAAGTTTATGCCTTTTTATATGTTGTCAGCCTGAAGTTTATGGATTATCTTTCCGCTAAATCTCTTAAGAAGAGGAGACATGATTAGAGGATTCGGCAGGTTTTCAATGGTGTACCTTTCAGCTGACGTATTAATTTTAGTTGACAATAACATCCAGTGTAGTCATGGACAAACCGCAAATACTTCCTTAGTCAAAAAACTGCTGTAACATGCTTACATTTCAGACTAACAGTAGCATTTCCTTGTTTACTGTCTGCTCGCTTCGACAGACCTGTCTCTAATCTAAACTGGATCCTGTACAGACAAATAGGCCAGTGGACGAGTACACTTTCATTACGTTTTCCATAGTAAAACGCCAGTAAttgcacatacacacatattCAAGTATAGTGGTTTGGCAAAGAAATGTTATATAATAATGCATTGTCTTCTATCCATAAGccacaaaatataaattatttgtaTAACTATTCTTAATTGGTGCTAGCCTTAATCATTTGGAGGAACACAGTGCAAAAGCTACTATCACTGTGCcactaaataaaatatgcatgcaAGTTGCACGTGATTGGTTGTGCACCGTGTTGCATTAATGCACTTTACTCATTCACTTCTTGATTCATACAGTACTGGATAAGTGGATTGTTCCATGTCAAATCAACACACTCACTATTAACCATTCTCAAGACATGGCCCATCTTTGATTGATTCACTGTTCGTCCAGCTGATCTTCAGGTGAACTGTGTCTCTGCTGTTGAACGAGCTGCAATAATAGCTCATATTAAAGGTTTTACATGCTCATGTTTCAAAACGTATACCTGTACCAAAGCATATCATATTAATGTAAACCTTTACAGCttattgaaatataattttgCTTTCCAGCTAAGCGAGCACATCCAGTTTCTATTTTGAGGAACACACTAGGCTAATTGTCTTCATGCTGTTTGAATTTTCTGctgtattgtttagtttatttgtacAATCTGAAGAAAGTCTAGGCATctttacagtagtttaaaaatgagTCATCCAAGCAAAAGTATTTAAACTGGCTGTGAAAGAGTTAATCCCCTGGGTGGCAGTGATGTGTTTCATGTGGAAAATCTTCTATTTAAATGACTACTAATAAACAGTGGACAGTtactcatttgaaaaaaaaaaagctagaagaTATATGAAATTGTGTTAAAGATGTGTCAGCTTAAACTGAGGGGTTTCCCTGGTTGCAACGATCAAATCTAATGTCACAAAAAAGTCAAATGAATAGTTCTCAATAGGTGCAAAATATAGAAGTCACAATGGGCATGCACAATAGATAAGGAGTCAGATAAATGACATGCTTGTTATTTCTTTGCAGAAATCTGTATTTATTGACTGATGGACAATGAACAGTATAAAGTGCATCAGTGATTTATGCAAAACGGACATTTCAGACACTCATGCAACTTTCCTCAGTTCTATCTCAACAGCACTGTATGTCAACACGTGTCGATCACTTTGTAACCTGTAACGTTCCCACTCTTCAGATATGGCATTGCAGGCAGCACCAATGTTACCGGAGaccaggtgaagaagctggacaTTCTCTCAAATGACCTGGTCATTAACATGCTTAAATCCTCATTCACCACCTGCGCTCTAGTCTCGGAGGAAGACGAGCAAGCCATCATTGTGGATCCTGACCAGAGGGTTGGTATTTCAGTGGTCCGAGTTCTGATGCAAAAGAATGAGCTTCAGtgacttttttttcattccaagaTGAACCTACATGTTGTTTAAACATGAGCCACATCCATTTATGATGGAGGCTTTGTGCCTGTGGGATTGGAAGACTGATAGCTTCTATGAGAGTCCATAACTCACTGAAATATATTTGATTCTTATTCGAAGTGTTTattgttgtgtatgtgtgtataattaTGAAAGAAACCACAGGTACAGTTCTGCACTGAGCAGAACAGACTCTTTTAAAAGTGTTATAGCGTATCTGTAATACAGTACTATATTAaagctgtttatttcattttatttctatttttagggTAAATATATTGTATGCTTTGACCCTCTTGATGGCTCTTCAAACATTGACTGTCTTGCTTCAATCGGCACCATTTTTGCTGTGTACAGAAAGGTAAAGTCATGTGTGATGCAACACGATGCAAAACAATGCACTTTGGACCAAGTGAGCTTGTAGCTACAGTTATCATACTGCTGACCCCCCAGTATTTGGAAGGAAACAGTTCTTGTTTTGTGTGGTCATGATACAGGTTTAAAATAGGCCACGCCGAATGAGGGATCCAAGATGCTGTGGATAAACTGGATGTAATGGATCTCCTGTCCACATTATTGGGTATTAGTATCAGTGACAAGATCATGTAACTTATGTCCGTTAtccttttatttgttaaaaatatgGTCTGTACAACATAAATATATGTTTGAGTTTAGTTTGATTCTGAATAGGatcttaaaattaataaatgtcaCTGTGTCTGAGGCACaattgattaagaaaaaaaaatgcatacgcTTACATTTCACTGATTTACTAAATCCAGTCGCGTCTATGATATGTCTGTTAAAAGTGTGGGATGGTtctgtttgaattaaataaatgacatctggggctcccgagtggagaatccggtaaaggcgctctgcgtggagtgcaggatgcaccctatagcctggaggtcgccggttcgagtccaggctattccactgctgacagTGGATGGGAGTTCttggggcagcgcacaattggccgagcgctgcctgggttgggggagggcttaggtcggctagggtgtcctcagctcactgcgtaTCAGCGACCattgtagactggccgggcacttGCAGGCTTGCCTTGGCTTGTAACTCACTGCATTGTCcgctgatgctgtagctctgagttggctgcatggcgggcctgcagagtgaaaagaagcagttggctgacggcacaagtttcggaggacagcatgtgttcgtctttgccgcttTCAGGTCAGCACAGGgttggtagcggtgagctgagcctaaaaaaaattattggataTTTCAGATCGGGAGAAAAACACGGTAAAATCAGTTGGCAACTGCTACAAAAAGACATCTGTATTTGGAGCCATCTTTGTTTAGAACAGTTGAATAGAACCCATCTTAAATCTACTTGCAAAGTTACATCAGCTCAGAATAAGAGCAGTGTAGTGCAGTGTCAGACTCGATTCTTGCCCTGTCTGACTTCAACATTCTTCCTTTGCAGACCACAGACGGTGAACCCAATGAGAAGGATGCTTTACAACCAGGCCGGAACATTGTGGCAGCGGGTTATGCCTTGTATGGCAGCGCCACAATGATGGTGTTGTCCACTGGAAATGGCGTCAACTGCTTCATGCTTGATCCAGTAAGTGACAGCTTCTACAAGATCATTCTCACATTTGAAATTCATGCAAGGGAAGCAGATATGCAGGTTAGCTTGATTGTTTGAAAATGAGTGAAAAGAACCAACTTAAAAATGAAACCTTATTTAACTAcatatattattgttataaaatatgtTCAAAATTACGAAGAGACACAAGTAATACAGCTATTGATTCTTTATAATTCCTGTATTATAGGCTATTGGAGAATTCATTCTGGTAGACCAAAATGTGAGGATTAAGAAGAAAGGAAAGATTTACAGTCTTAATGAAGGATATGCCAAGTACTTTGACCCTGCGGTTACAGAGTACatacagaagaagaaatttcCTGAGGTAAATGTATTAATGTGCAGCAAATCTAATTTACACATCATGAACATACACAAGCCTTTAAGCATTTGCAGCGTTTTCATTCAATCTGTAATTTCgaatacatttttcataatttaaaagTTGAGATCTATTCACAAAGAGTTAACTGTTTTGATTAAATAATGTTCTGTTCTAGTTTATATCAATTAAGTAGAGCTTCTTCCCCTATGTTTTTCCCCACCTACGAGTCTTTTCAATGGGCAGATAGACCCTAACTGGTTAGAACTTAACTCACTGTAGCACATGCTGTGCCATTCATCTTTACTCtaaaatgaatataaatacaGCTTTTTTCTTTACTAAATGATCCTCTAAATTCGGCAGGATGGTAGTGCCCCTTATGGTGGGAGATACGTAGGCTCCATGGTTGCTGATGTGCATCGTACCCTAGTATATGGCGGCATCTTCTTGTACCCAGCCAACACCAAGAGCCCCAAAGGAAAGGTAAGGACAAtgaagtatatttatttattaaagtgtttTCAAAGTATTACTAGATCTCacctaaacaaaacaagaaaatgtggaAACTGACTGCCTAGGAGCTTTATGATGAATTCAGCCGATTTAAACTGTACTTTACCATCTTTAAAGGAAACTGGAGTTTTGCCATTACTTGTGTTTTGCAGTAGGAGATGCACAATGCTTTGAACTAATATAATTTCCAGGTACAAATAACGCAAACATCTCTAGAACCCCAGACAAACTCATTAGCAGTCCATATTGCCTGCTGCGACACTCCATTAAGTTAAAAGGGCATTTAAGTCAGTACAATCCATACAGTTAAGTGTCCAGCATCTGTTTTATCAGTACCATTGCTTGGAGATACAAGATACCACAGCTGCTTGTTTTTCTAATGTTTGACAGTGTGCTGAGATTACTGCTCTTTGAACATTGAACACAAGGCCCTGTTTTGAAGAATGTGCAaagactaaggaacaaaaacgttTTAGTTGAATACAGTTAGAAATCAACAATTTTATTACAGGAAAGGGAAGTTAAATAATTGTTAGGCTGAGTAGGTTATGCCGTTGAATATGGTTATTTTACTTTTCTATTAAAACCCCTTGCTCTATTAGGGCACTATGTTGAAGCCAAAGCAAAGAAGAAACTACTTGAATGTTCAAAGGTCAAATGTTCtgatcatatgttgttttctaaGGTTTGTTGGGAAAAGGGATGACTTCCAGCATTAAGAACTGTACTGGGTCCCGTATGGCTCCACCATTACACTAATACTTCTATTTTCCTTTGCTTTGAAGCTGAGACTCCTGTATGAATGCAACCCCATGGCCTACATCATAGAGCAGGCTGGAGGAATGGCCACAACTGGAAGTCAGAATGTGTTGGACATCAAACCGGATTCCATTCACCAGCGTGTGCCTGTGGTGTTGGGCTCCCCAGACGATGTGCAGGAATACATCGACATTTTCAAGAAACACGCCGGCAAGTAAAGCTGGAAACAATTCGGGTGTGACTGAGACAAGCCATGCAGCTGGACCAAAGAGGAAATCTGTGCAGCACAGCTATTTCAGTGACTGTAAACCCACCTAACAAACTGAAAAGAATGTCACTAGTACAGTCAACACCACAAAAAactattccatgcattttttaaatgctaaatggGATTGTTAAGTACACTTATCTGTATATTTGGACTGTCTAACTGAAGGAAtatcactgtaataataaaggaCATAAAGCTGCTTGGAAATTGTTTTCTTATTGTCTTAATtaattcattgttatttttaaattggcgTCTGGCAAATAACAACAGGGAAGTTCAGTTTAAAGTTCCTCATAAATTatcagatattttttattttgcacaaaaaaTGTTGTCCTTTAagttttttgcattatttaacaCTTTAATGTCTAGTTATGATGGATCTTTCAGATGTTCCTAAAGCAGTTTGTTGTTGGAGCTAGTTTCTTCCTGTTTTCAAAAGtccatgtgatttttcttttttttaattaaataattagttaAGATATAGTCAACATAAGTTACCAATCCTAAGAATCAAATAACCCCTATATGGACTAGATTTATTGCACTAGTCAAGCCAAAATGCTTTTAAGAtgctttaatattttatattagagCTGGCAATTAATCGCAGTTTACTTCTGTGATTGAACGCGTTCATTTCTTtggagattcatttttttaatgttgtgttaaTCGCAAGTTTGTTGCTTGTTATTTcttgatgtttacttttttttaacttatttttgtattaatatagcTGGCTTTGCGTCAGTCGCTTCCTGGTCTCCCCTGGTAATAGAGGGGCGGGGGaagtgtgcagaaaaaaaaaaaaacttcctgccTTCCAATAAGtgtatctttctgtcacagctcATGTGCAACAGTGATATGCGATGTCACAAAAGAATCATACAGAACGTATCAACGCCTGTTTTATACAGCATATTCTTCTCATTCGTGAAATTCGACTACTATTACAGGTAACACTGACTACATATTACAAAACACTGACTACATATTACCGGGACCTGAAAACTTCTCTGTTAATCTCAACCTGACAAATACTGTGTCGCCAAAAGAAATAAGTCATGTATAATAATTTACACATGTATGTTTATATGTAcactggctctcaaaagtattcaccccccttggacttttccacattttattgtgttacaacatggtatcaaaatggatttaattaggagtttttgccactgatcaacacaaaaaagggccataatgtcaaagtgaaaaatcaaatctacaaattgttccaaattaattacaaatacaaaacagaaaataatttattgcatgagtattcacccccttgagtcaatatttggtagaggaacttttggcagcaattacagccatgagtctatttggataagtctgtaccagctttgcacatctggacactgcaatttttgtccgtgctttgcaaaattgctcaagctccatcaagttggatggggacctttggtgaacagcaattttcaactctttcctcatattctcaattggattgaggtctgggctttgactgggccactccaggacattgaactttttgtttttaaaccactccagtgttgctttgactgtatgtttggggtgattgtcctgctggaagatgagtcttctcccaagtcccaggtttcttgcagacttcagaaggttttcctccaggatttctctgtactttgctgcacccattttgccctttatcttcacaagctttcaaggccctgacgcagagaagcatccccatagcatgatgctgccaccaccatgtttcacggtagggatggtgttctcaggacgatgtgcggtgttaggctcgCGCCAAAcatttgaggccaaaaagctctattttggtctcatcataCCATAGAATCTtatcccacatgccttctggcaaactagctgagatttgatgtgaggtttttttttctttttttcccaacaatagctttctttttcTACTCTCCTATAAAGGTGTAGTGTAGgtgaagtggaaggtgtatggcaccaccaagaccctgcctagatcaggccatccctccaaactgatgaccaagcaagaaggagactgatcagagaggctaccaagaggccaatggcaactttgcaagaactacagccTTTTATGTCCaaggctggtcaaagtgtgcatgtgacaacaatatcccaagcactccactgatttggcctgtgtggtagggtggcaagaaggtagccattactcaagaaagcccaccttgaatcccatttgaagtatgcaaaaaaaaaaaaaacactcaggcgattctgtagccatgtggcaaaaagttttgtggtctgacgaaactaaaatggaactttttggcctaaatgcaaagcgttatgttcggtgcaaacccaacacagtgcatcacccaaagaaaaccatccctactgtgaatcatggtggtggcagcatcatgtgggatttttttcatcagcagggactgggccacttatcaggatagaagagaacatgaatggagcaaagtacagagaagtctttgaggaaaacctgttgcaagaaagctgaagctgggatagaagttcacctttcagcatgacaatgacccaaagcacaaagccaaagctacactggagtggcaaagaaacaaaaaagtaaatgtccttgagtggaccagtcagaGTTCCAACTTAAATTCAATcgcaaatttgtggcatgacttgaagatcgctgt
The sequence above is a segment of the Polyodon spathula isolate WHYD16114869_AA chromosome 2, ASM1765450v1, whole genome shotgun sequence genome. Coding sequences within it:
- the LOC121300302 gene encoding fructose-1,6-bisphosphatase 1-like yields the protein MSDKGAFDTNVVTLTRFVLEEGRKAKGTGELTTLLNSLCTAVKAISTAVRKAGIANLYGIAGSTNVTGDQVKKLDILSNDLVINMLKSSFTTCALVSEEDEQAIIVDPDQRGKYIVCFDPLDGSSNIDCLASIGTIFAVYRKTTDGEPNEKDALQPGRNIVAAGYALYGSATMMVLSTGNGVNCFMLDPAIGEFILVDQNVRIKKKGKIYSLNEGYAKYFDPAVTEYIQKKKFPEDGSAPYGGRYVGSMVADVHRTLVYGGIFLYPANTKSPKGKLRLLYECNPMAYIIEQAGGMATTGSQNVLDIKPDSIHQRVPVVLGSPDDVQEYIDIFKKHAGK